AACCGTAGGTCGCGGGTTCGAACCCTGCTGCCCCTGCCATTTTAGGCTTGATTTGATGGCTGATGTATCATAGATAGAGTTTTTCGAGCGAGGGTGCGTGAAATGTTTCACGCGCCTTAGTGTCGTGAGATGGGCCGGAGTCGGATGGCAAAAACCAATCCATTTACATTTATTCAACAGGTTCGCACGGAAACGTCTAAAGTTACGTGGCCAACCCGTCGTGAGACAATCGTAACTACGGTTATGGTGTTTATTATGGTGGCTCTTGCGGCTTTGTTTTTCCTTGCTGCTGATCAGTTGATGAGTATGGCGATTACCTGGGTGTTGGGCTTTTAGTCGCTAGCATTTGGCTGGAGTAGGAGCGGAAATTTAGTATGGCAAAACGTTGGTATATCGTTCACGCCTATTCAAACTTTGAGAAAAAAGTCTGCGAAGCCATTAAAGAAAAGGCTAGGCAGCAGGGGCTTGAGGATCTTTTTGAAGAGGTTCTGGTTCCAACTGAGAAGTTTGTTGAAGTTCGTCGTGGTCGCAAGGTGGATGCCGAGCGGAAATTCTTTCCAGGATATGTTCTTGTTAAGATGGAGATGACGAATGATGCCTATCATTTGATTAACGATACGCCTAAGGTCTCTGGATTCTTGGGAAATGATAAAAAGCCCATGCCTATTTCCGAGGCGGAAGCGCAGCGTATTCTTAATCAGGTGCAGGAAGGCGTTGAAGCTCCGAAGCCTTCAGTGAGTTTTGAGGTTGGTGAACAAGTTCGCGTTTCTGACGGTCCGTTTGCTTCTTTCTCAGGTCTTGTTGAAGAGGTCGATGAGGAAAGAGCGCGCCTGAAGGTTACAGTTTCTATTTTTGGCCGGGAAACACCGGTCGAGCTCGAATATGGGCAAGTCGACAAAGTTGGCTGATCCATTTAAAGGGGCGGCAGGTGATGTGCACTTCGCCGGTGTGTAAAACCAGACCGCCCGCCCTCTTGTATCCCTTCTGCTTCTATAGAAAGTGAAGGGAAATATTCCTTTTGGAGAGGATTTATGGCGAAGAAAATTGAAGGTTATCTAAAGCTTCAGGTGCCGGCCGGTTCAGCTACACCGTCCCCACCAATCGGTCCTGCGCTGGGTCAGCGCGGTCTGAACATCATGGAGTTCTGTAAGGCATTTAATGCTAAGACTCAGGATGTTGAGAAGGGTGCACCTTGCCCGACCACCATTACTTACTATTCTGACAAGTCTTTCACTTTTGAAATTAAGACTGCTCCTGCGTCTTTCTTCATTAAGAAAGCTGCTAAGATTAAGTCTGGCTCTCAAACTCCAGGCCGCGGTACTGTTGCTTCCATCACGAAGGCGCAGGTTCGCGAAATCGCGGAAGCAAAGCTGAAAGACCTTAATGCTAACGACGTCGAAGCTGCAATGCTGATGATCGAAGGTTCTGCCCGCTCAATGGGCGTGGAAGTTACGGAGTAAGATCAATGGCTAAAGTTGGTAAGCGTATTAAAGCTGCTCGTGAGGGTGTTGATCGCAATAAGCTTTACTCTCTGGATGAGGCAATCTCTCTCCTAAAGAATAATGGCGCGGTTAAGTTCGATCAAACTGTTGAGCTTGCTATTAATCTGGGTGTTGATCCTCGTCATGCAGACCAGATGGTTCGCGGAGCGTGCGTTCTTCCAAACGGCACAGGTAAAACAGTTCGCGTAGCTGTATTTGCTCGTGATGCAAAGGCTGATGAAGCAAAAGCAGCTGGCGCTGACATTGTTGGTGCAGAAGAACTTGTTAAAGAAGTGCAAGGCGGCGAGATTAACTTCGACACCGTAATTGCTACTCCTGACATGATGCCACTGGTTGGTCGTCTTGGTAAGGTTCTTGGTCCACGCGGTATGATGCCTAACCCAAAGGTTGGCACAGTTACTCCTGATGTGACTAAGGCTGTTAAAGACGCAAAAGGTGGTTCTGTTCAGTTCCGTGTGGAAAAAGCAGGTATCATTCATGCAGGCGTTGGTAAAGTTTCCTTCGAAGAAGGTAAGCTTGCTGAAAACGTTAAGTCCCTCGTGGACGCAGTGGTAAAGGCGAAGCCATCAGGCGCTAAGGGTTCTTACCTGAAGCGTATTTCAGTGTCCTCTACAATGGGACCTGGAATTAAAATTGATCTCGCTTCTGTTGCTGAGTGAATATAAAAGTTTGAAATTATTCCTCTCTTCGCGTAAGAGAGGAATTTGTGGCAAATCTTAATGATTTGCCAATTCCTTGTCCGAGACTGCAGGTGTCGTTTGCGACTTAAGCTTTTTAAGGCCTGCATAGATGGAGTAGAATCATTTGACTGAAATTTTTCAGTTCTTTGGTTCGAACCGTACTGCCTTGCTGCGCCAAACGGCTAGCGAGGGGACAGGAACCCTGAGCGTCGTTTGAAAACTATCAGTTTTCTTGCGGCAAAGGCAAACCGGCGATGAGTTTTACTTGTCGCCAAATGGAGAAGGCAAGTGGAAAGAGCGGATAAGCAAAAGTTCGTAGCGTCCTTCAACGAAGTGCTGTCTGGCGCTGGCGTTGCAGTCGTTGCGCACTATGCAGGTCTTTCAGTGTCCCAGATGACTCAGCTTCGTTCAGAGGCTCGTGCTGCTGGTGGTACTGTTAAAGTTGCAAAAAACCGCCTGGTAAAGCTTGCCCTTCAAGGCACAGATCTAGAGCACATCAGTGATCTTTTCTCAGGCCCAACTGTAATCGTCTACTCTGACGATCCGGTTGCTGCCCCGAAAGTTGCTGCAAACTTTGCTAAGGCTAACGAACAGTTCGTTATCCTCGGTGGTGCTCTTGGTCCGACCAATCTGGATGTTGCAGGTGTTAACTCACTGGCAACAATGCCGTCTCTGGACGAACTGCGTGGCAAGCTTGTTGCTATGCTGCAGACCCCAGCGACACGCATCGCCCGGATTGCAAGCGCGCCGGCCGAGCAGACAGCTCGCGTCATCAACGCGTATGCCGAGAAGGATCAAGCCGCGTAAGGCGGAACCACATTATTTTTGTCAAAACCCAAGCGGTTCGAACATTAAGGTACTAAGAAAATGGCTGATCTCGAAAAGATCGTAGAAGAACTCTCCACACTGACAGTTATGGAAGCTGCTGAGCTTTCCAAGCTGCTCGAAGACAAATGGGGCGTTTCTGCAGCTGCTCCTGTAGCTGCTGCTGCTGCTGCTCCAGCTGCTGCTGTTGAAGAAAAGACAGAATTCGACGTAGTTCTGGCTGATGCTGGTGCGAAAAAGATCAACGTGATCAAAGAAGTTCGCGCAATCACTGGTCTTGGCCTGAAAGAAGCTAAAGAGCTCGTAGAAGGTGCTCCAAAAGCAGTTAAAGAAGGCGTTGACAAAGCTGAAGCTGAAGAGCTGAAGAAAAAGCTTGAAGAAGCTGGCGCAAAGGTTGAACTCAAGTAATCTTGAGTTTGCATATTACGGCCCTGAAGAAACTCGGGGCCGTTTTAGCTACCCTGGCAGGGGTTTCCCGGCCGGGGTTTACGTCCCAAAACGGGGACGGTTCTGGGAAGCTACACGATTGCAAGGTCTTTGATCTCGTGTAGTTTCGCTGAACCGTCACCATTTGAGTGATACGAGGAGCGACAATGACGCAGACGTTCAACGGTCGCAAGAAGGTCCGTAAGTATTTCGGATCTATCCGCGATGTAGCGGCTATGCCAAATCTTATCGAAGTGCAAAAGGCGTCTTATGACCAGTTTTTGCAGGTTGATAAGCCCGAGGGTGGCCGTGTTGACGAAGGCCTAGAGGCCGTTTTCAAATCCGTTTTCCCTATCTCGGATTTTGCTGGGACATCCCTACTTGAATTCGTAAGTTACGAATTCGAGGCACCAAAATATGACGTGGACGAATGCCGTCAACGTGATATGACATATTCAGCTCCCCTGAAGCTGACTCTTCGCCTCATCGTTTTTGATGTGGATGAAGAAACTGGTGCCAAGTCCGTTAAAGACATCAAAGAGCAAGACGTCTTTATGGGCGATATGCCATTTATGACAGCAAACGGTACGTTTGTCATTAATGGTACGGAACGAGTAATCGTATCTCAGATGCACCGCTCTCCGGGTGTATTCTTTGATCACGACAAGGGTAAAACCCACTCTTCCGGCAAGCTGCTGTTTGCAGCACGTATTATTCCATATCGTGGATCTTGGCTGGATATCGAATTTGATGCGAAAGATATTGTTCACGCTCGCATCGACCGTCGACGCAAGATACCAGTAACGTCCTTGATGATGGCTTTGGGGCTGTCGCCGGAAGAAATTCTGAACACTTTCTATAAGCGTGTCGACTTTGTAAGCGAAGGCTCCGGCTCTTGGCGTATTCCATTCGATGGAACGCGCTTGAAGGGAACAAAAGCTCTCAGCGACTTGGTGGATGCGAAAACTGGCGAAGTTGTTGTTGAGGAAGGTAAGAAAATTACCGCCCGCACAATTCGTCAGCTGGACGAGCAAGGCGTTACCGCTCTCAAAGTTACAGATGAAGAACTGATCACTCAGTATCTCGCCGAAGATATGGTGGATATGAAGACTGGTGAGATCTTTGCTGAAGCTGGTGAAGAGATCACTGAAAAGCTGCTTGCTGATCTGACTGGCTTTGGTATTACAGAAATTCCTGTTCTGGATATCGATCACGTAACCACTGGTGCATACGTGCGCAACACATTGGCCGTCGATAAGAACGATAGCCGTGAAGATGCGCTGTTTGATATCTACCGTGTAATGCGTCCAGGTGAGCCACCTACCATCGAAACAGCAGAAGCTATGTTGAATTCGCTGTTCTTCGATCCAGAACGCTATGATCTTTCCGCGGTTGGTCGCGTGAAGATGAATATGCGTATGGACCTTAAGTGTGAAGACACTGTTCGGGTTCTGCGCAAGGAAGATATTCTGGCTGTTATTGCGACGCTGCTTGACCTTCGTGATGGTCGCGGTGAGATCGATGACATCGATAACCTTGGCAACCGTCGTGTGCGCTCTGTTGGCGAACTGATGGAAAACCAGTATCGTGTTGGTCTGTTGCGTATGGAACGTGCAATCAAAGAGCGTATGAGCTCTGTTGAGATTGACACAGTTATGCCACAGGACCTGATTAACGCGAAGCCTGCAGCTGCTGCTGTGCGTGAATTCTTCGGTTCTTCCCAGCTTTCACAGTTTATGGACCAAACCAACCCATTGTCTGAAGTGACGCATAAGCGTCGTCTGTCTGCATTGGGCCCTGGTGGTTTGACCCGTGAGCGTGCCGGCTTTGAAGTACGTGATGTGCATCCTACGCACTATGGTCGTATCTGTCCGATTGAAACACCGGAAGGTCCGAACATTGGTCTGATCAACTCGTTGGCGACCTTTGCTCGTGTCAATAAGTACGGTTTCATCGAAAGCCCGTACCGTAAAGTTTCCGACGGCATTGTGACCAATGAAGTTATTTACCTCTCCGCCATGGAAGAGAGCAAATACTACGTTGGTCAGGCGAACGTTGAGTTCGGCGAAGACGGTCGTTTCCTCGTTGATATGGTTCAGTCCCGTCATGCGGGCGAGAACATGTTGGTTCCTGCCGAGCGTGTGGACTTTATGGACGTGTCACCGAAGCAGCTTGTTTCCGTTGCTGCCTCTTTGATTCCGTTCCTTGAAAACGATGATGCGAACCGCGCCCTTATGGGTTCCAACATGATGCGTCAGGCTGTGCCGCTGGTTCGTGCACAGGCGCCATTTGTTGGAACTGGTATGGAGCCGGTGGTTGCTCGCGACTCAGGCGCTGCAATTGCTGCTCGTCGCGGTGGTGTGGTTGATCAGGTTGATGCGACACGTATCGTTATTCGTGCCACTGAAGATCTTGATCCGTCCAAGTCCGGCGTTGATATCTACCGCTTGATGAAGTTCCAGCGTTCCAATCAGGATACCTGTATCAACCAGCGTCCACTGGTAAACGTGGGTGATCGGGTTGGTAAGGGCGATATCATTGCTGACGGTCCATCGACAGATCTGGGTGATCTGGCTCTTGGCCGGAACGTGATGGTCGCGTTCATGCCTTGGAACGGTTACAACTTCGAGGATTCGATCCTTCTGTCCGAGCGCATCGTACGCGATGACGTGTTCACCTCTATCCACCTCGAAGAATTCGAAGTGATGGCGCGTGATACAAAGCTTGGCCCTGAAGAGATCACCCGCGATATTCCAAACGTTTCTGAAGAGGCTCTCAAGAACCTCGATGAAGCTGGTATCGTTTACGTGGGCGCCGAAGTTAAACCCGGCGATATTCTCGTTGGTAAGATCACACCAAAGGGTGAAAGCCCGATGACGCCGGAAGAAAAGCTTCTGCGCGCTATCTTTGGTGAGAAAGCTTCCGACGTTCGCGATACGTCCATGCGTCTGTCTCCAGGTGTGTCCGGTACTGTTGTTGAAGTACGCGTCTTTAACCGTCATGGTGTTGAAAAAGACGAGCGTGCAATGGCAATTGAACGCGAAGAGATCGAGCGTCTGGCAAAAGACCGCGACGATGAGCAGGCAATTCTTGACCGTAACGTCTATGGCCGTCTTGCCGAGATGATTATGGACAAGGAATGCGTTGCTGGTCCTAAAGGCTCTCGCAAGGGTGTTGTCATCTCTGGTGATGTACTCAACGAGTTCCCGCGCTCTCAGTGGTGGCAGTTCGCGTTTGAAGACGAAAAACTGATGAGCGAGCTTGAAGCGCTTCGTGGTTCTTATGATGAGAGCCGTAAGCGTCTTGAGCAGCGCTTCATTGACAAGGTCGAGAAGCTACAGCGTGGTGATGAGTTGCCACCTGGCGTTATGAAGATGGTTAAAGTCTTTGTTGCGGTTAAGCGTAAGATCCAGTCCGGTGATAAAATGGCTGGTCGTCACGGTAACAAAGGTGTGGTTTCCCGCATCATGCCATGTGAAGACATGCCGTTCCTTGAGGACGGTCAGCACGTTGACATCGTTCTGAACCCTCTTGGGGTGCCATCGCGTATGAACGTTGGACAGATCCTTGAGACCCACTTGGGTTGGGCATGTGCCGGAATGGGGCAGCGTGTTGGCGAGCTTTATGATGAATATCGTAAGAACGGCAACGTAGAGCCTCTGCGCGTGAAGATCTCCGAGATCTATGGCGACAACATGAAGGGTGATCCTGTCGAGAAATTCGACGATGATGGAATCGTCCGTCTGGGTGAGCAGCTTAAGAAGGGCGTGTCCATTGCGACACCAGTCTTCGATGGTGCTCGCGAGCCAGATGTTGTTGACATGCTGAAAATTGCGGAAATGGATTCTTCCGGGCAGTCCCGTCTGTATGATGGCCGTACCGGTGAGAAGTTCGACCGTCCTGTGACTGTTGGCTACATCTACATGTTGAAGCTGCATCACTTGGTTGACGACAAGATCCATGCGCGTTCAATCGGACCATACTCGCTTGTTACGCAGCAGCCTCTGGGTGGTAAAGCCCAGTTTGGTGGACAGCGCTTCGGTGAGATGGAGGTGTGGGCACTGGAAGCTTACGGCGCCGCATACACCCTTCAGGAAATGCTTACCGTTAAGTCGGATGACGTTGCTGGTCGTACAAAAGTTTATGAAGCGATTGTACGTGGTGATGACACCTTTGAAGCAGGTATCCCTGAGAGCTTTAACGTTCTGGTTAAGGAAATGCGTTCCTTGTGTCTCAATGTAGAACTTGAGGACAAGACGAAGGTAGTTCCTGTCAATGATGATGCCGAGACAATGGATGCTGCGGAATAAGGTGTTCCGCGCACCCCTTTGTTGTCAATTTTGATTTTCCTGCCGGAAGAGGGGAGCTTGCAAATCGCAAGTTCCCCGAACCGCGCATTTTAGGAGAGAGCTGATGTCGCAAGAGGTCATGAACCTGTTCAACCAACAGGCTCCAGCACAGACCTTCGATCATATCCGCATCTCAATCGCCAGTCCGGAAAAAATTCTTTCCTGGTCTTTCGGTGAGATTAAAAAGCCGGAAACGATCAACTACAGAACGTTCAAGCCTGAGCGTGATGGTCTGTTTTGTGCTCGTATCTTTGGTCCTGTAAAGGACTACGAGTGTTTGTGCGGTAAGTACAAGCGCATGAAATACAAAGGCGTCATCTGTGAGAAATGTGGTGTTGAAGTCACCCTTTCACGCGTGCGCCGTGAACGGATGGGTCATATCGAGCTCGCAGCTCCTGTGGCACACATCTGGTTCCTGAAATCTCTGCCATCTCGTATTGGTACACTTCTGGACATGACGCTCAAAGATCTTGAGCGCATTTTGTACTTTGAGAATTACGTTGTAATCGAGCCGGGTCTTACAGCTTTGAAACAGCATCAGCTGCTTTCAGAAGAAGAGTATGTAAACGCTCAGGACGAATACGGCGAAGATGCCTTCACCGCGATGATCGGTGCGGAAGCTATCCGCGAAATTCTGATGTCTATGGACCTTCAGCGTGAGAGCGAGAAGATCCGTCAGGAAATTGCAGAAGCTACAACCGAGCTGAAGCCTAAGAAGCTGGCTAAGCGTCTTAAGGTTGTTGAAGCGTTTATCGAGTCAGGTAACCGTCCCGAGTGGATGATCTTGACTGTTGTTCCGGTGATCCCGCCAGATCTTCGTCCATTGGTTCCTCTGGACGGTGGCCGGTTCGCGACATCAGATCTTAACGATCTGTATCGCCGTGTGATCAACCGTAACAACCGCTTGAAGCGTCTGATCGAGCTTCGTGCTCCCGATATCATTATCCGTAACGAAAAACGTATGCTGCAGGAATCTGTTGATGCGTTGTTCGATAACGGACGTCGTGGCCGTGTGATTCAAGGTGCTAACAAGCGTCCGCTGAAATCACTCTCCGACATGTTGAAGGGTAAGCAGGGTCGTTTCCGTCAGAACCTTCTTGGTAAACGCGTGGATTACTCCGGTCGTTCCGTTATTACCGTGGGTCCTGAGCTGAAGCTGCATCAGTGTGGTCTTCCTAAGAAGATGGCTCTGGAGCTATTCAAACCGTTCATCTACTCCCGCCTTGATGCCAAAGGCTTCTCCTCTACGGTTAAGCAGGCGAAAAAGCTGGTTGAGAAAGAACGTCCGGAAGTCTGGGATATTCTTGACGAAGTGATCCGCGAGCATCCGGTTCTTTTGAACCGTGCGCCAACGCTGCACCGTCTTGGCATTCAGGCCTTTGAACCTACATTGATTGAAGGTAAAGCTATCCAGCTGCACCCACTCGTTTGTTCTGCGTTTAACGCTGACTTCGATGGTGACCAGATGGCGGTACACGTACCACTGTCTTTGGAAGCCCAGCTTGAAGCCCGTACCTTGATGATGTCTACAAACAACATCTTGCATCCGGCGAACGGTGGTCCAATCATCGTGCCGTCTCAGGATATTGTTCTGGGTCTTTACTACCTCTCCATCATGGCTGAGGGAGAACCAGGTGAAGGCATGGCGTTCGGTAACATGGGCGAGCTGCATCACGCGCTCGAAACCAAGGCAATTACCGTACACACAAAAATTCGTGGCCGCTTCAAGTCAATTGATGAGTTTGGTAATCCAACATCAAAAATCTACGAGACAACACCTGGTCGTCTCATGATTGCTGAATTGCTGCCAAAGCATCACGAAGTGCCTTTTGATGCTTGTAACAAGCTGATGACGAAAAAAGAAATCTCCAAGATGATCGATACGGTTTACCGTGCCACCGGTCAAAAAGAGACAGTCATCTTCTGTGACCGTGTCATGCAGCTCGGATTTAAAAACGCTTGTCGCGCTGGTATTTCCTTCGGTATGGATGACATGGTTATCCCTGATACGAAGGCTGGCCTTGTGGACGGCACATCCAACATGGTTACCGAGTACGAACAACAGTACAACGACGGTCTGATCACTCAGGGCGAGAAGTACAACAAGGTTGTTGATGCTTGGGCCAAGTGTACGGACAAAGTTGCTGACGAGATGATGAAACGCATCTCTGCAACAGAGTTCGAAGAGGATAGTGGTCGTCAAAAACAGATGAACTCTGTTTACATGATGGCGCACTCCGGGGCTCGTGGTTCACCTGCTCAGATGAAGCAGCTAGGCGGTATGCGTGGATTGATGGCGAAACCTGACGGTTCCATCATCGAAAACCCGATTATCGCGAACTTTAAAGAAGGCCTGTCAGTTCTCGAGTACTTCAACTCCACCCACGGTGCTCGTAAGGGTCTGGCGGATACAGCGTTGAAGACTGCGAACTCCGGTTACCTGACACGCCGCCTTGTTGACGTTGCACAGGACAGTATCATTCTGGAGCCTGACTGCGGATCCCAAAACGGTATTTCGGTTTCACCGATTGTTGATGCTGGTAACGTTATTGCCACATTGGGAATGCGCGTACTTGGCCGTACCACGGTTGATGATGTTATTAACAATGAGACCGGCGAAGTTATCGTACCTAAGGGGCACTTGATTGATGAGAAGGACGTAGATGCTATTGAAGCAGCTAAAGTCCAGATGATCAAAATCCGTTCTGTGCTGACTTGTGAAACCAAGACAGGCGTTTGCGGTGCATGTTATGGCCGTGACCTTGCACGCGGTACACCTGTCAACATGGGTGAAGCTGTTGGTGTTATTGCCGCTCAGTCCATTGGTGAGCCAGGTACCCAGCTGACCATGCGTACCTTCCATATTGGTGGTACGGCGCAGGTTGTTGATAGTTCGTACGTCGAATCCAATTTCGAAGGTACGGTTAAAATGCGTAACCGTAGTGTTGAGCGTGATTCCGACGGCAACAGCATTGTTACCGCTCGTAACATGTCCATCCTCGTTATCGATAGTGATGGTAATGAGCGCGCATCGCATCGCTTGGCGTATGGTTCCAAGCTTCATGTTGATGAAGGTGATGAAGTTAAGCGCGGCGAGCGTCTGGCTGAGTGGGATCCATATACCCGCCCAATCCTGACTGATGTCTCCGGTAAAGTTTCCTTCGAGGATCTGGTTGATGGGTCTTCTGTGAAAGAAACAACCGATGAGGCAACCGGTATCACCAAACGCGTGGTCATCGACTGGCGTTCAAATGCGCGTGCAGCTGACCTGAAGCCTGCTATTGTCATTAATGACAAGGACGGCAAGCCGAAGAAGCTTCCACGTGGTAATGATGCACGTTCCTTGCTGTCTCCTGACGCGATTTTGTCAGTGCAGCTGGGTGATACGGTTTCTGCTGGTGAC
This genomic window from Pseudovibrio sp. M1P-2-3 contains:
- the secE gene encoding preprotein translocase subunit SecE produces the protein MAKTNPFTFIQQVRTETSKVTWPTRRETIVTTVMVFIMVALAALFFLAADQLMSMAITWVLGF
- the rplJ gene encoding 50S ribosomal protein L10, with protein sequence MERADKQKFVASFNEVLSGAGVAVVAHYAGLSVSQMTQLRSEARAAGGTVKVAKNRLVKLALQGTDLEHISDLFSGPTVIVYSDDPVAAPKVAANFAKANEQFVILGGALGPTNLDVAGVNSLATMPSLDELRGKLVAMLQTPATRIARIASAPAEQTARVINAYAEKDQAA
- the rpoC gene encoding DNA-directed RNA polymerase subunit beta', with amino-acid sequence MSQEVMNLFNQQAPAQTFDHIRISIASPEKILSWSFGEIKKPETINYRTFKPERDGLFCARIFGPVKDYECLCGKYKRMKYKGVICEKCGVEVTLSRVRRERMGHIELAAPVAHIWFLKSLPSRIGTLLDMTLKDLERILYFENYVVIEPGLTALKQHQLLSEEEYVNAQDEYGEDAFTAMIGAEAIREILMSMDLQRESEKIRQEIAEATTELKPKKLAKRLKVVEAFIESGNRPEWMILTVVPVIPPDLRPLVPLDGGRFATSDLNDLYRRVINRNNRLKRLIELRAPDIIIRNEKRMLQESVDALFDNGRRGRVIQGANKRPLKSLSDMLKGKQGRFRQNLLGKRVDYSGRSVITVGPELKLHQCGLPKKMALELFKPFIYSRLDAKGFSSTVKQAKKLVEKERPEVWDILDEVIREHPVLLNRAPTLHRLGIQAFEPTLIEGKAIQLHPLVCSAFNADFDGDQMAVHVPLSLEAQLEARTLMMSTNNILHPANGGPIIVPSQDIVLGLYYLSIMAEGEPGEGMAFGNMGELHHALETKAITVHTKIRGRFKSIDEFGNPTSKIYETTPGRLMIAELLPKHHEVPFDACNKLMTKKEISKMIDTVYRATGQKETVIFCDRVMQLGFKNACRAGISFGMDDMVIPDTKAGLVDGTSNMVTEYEQQYNDGLITQGEKYNKVVDAWAKCTDKVADEMMKRISATEFEEDSGRQKQMNSVYMMAHSGARGSPAQMKQLGGMRGLMAKPDGSIIENPIIANFKEGLSVLEYFNSTHGARKGLADTALKTANSGYLTRRLVDVAQDSIILEPDCGSQNGISVSPIVDAGNVIATLGMRVLGRTTVDDVINNETGEVIVPKGHLIDEKDVDAIEAAKVQMIKIRSVLTCETKTGVCGACYGRDLARGTPVNMGEAVGVIAAQSIGEPGTQLTMRTFHIGGTAQVVDSSYVESNFEGTVKMRNRSVERDSDGNSIVTARNMSILVIDSDGNERASHRLAYGSKLHVDEGDEVKRGERLAEWDPYTRPILTDVSGKVSFEDLVDGSSVKETTDEATGITKRVVIDWRSNARAADLKPAIVINDKDGKPKKLPRGNDARSLLSPDAILSVQLGDTVSAGDVLARIPLESAKTKDITGGLPRVAELFEARRPKDHAIIAEVDGTIRFGRDYKNKRRIIIDPSEEGLEPVEYLIPKGKHFYFQEGDTIEKGEYLVDGNPAPHDILAIKGVEALAAYLVNEIQEVYRLQGVGINDKHIEVIVRQMLQKVEITDPGETEFFAGEQVDRIDFDESNQKAIDKARDPAKGVPVLLGITKASLQTRSFFSAASFQETTRVLTEAAVHGKIDPLDGLKENVIVGRLIPAGTGGTMNKIRKVATLRDDLIQDARRASSNAGNADAMLEDFSSGFN
- the rplA gene encoding 50S ribosomal protein L1, encoding MAKVGKRIKAAREGVDRNKLYSLDEAISLLKNNGAVKFDQTVELAINLGVDPRHADQMVRGACVLPNGTGKTVRVAVFARDAKADEAKAAGADIVGAEELVKEVQGGEINFDTVIATPDMMPLVGRLGKVLGPRGMMPNPKVGTVTPDVTKAVKDAKGGSVQFRVEKAGIIHAGVGKVSFEEGKLAENVKSLVDAVVKAKPSGAKGSYLKRISVSSTMGPGIKIDLASVAE
- the rplL gene encoding 50S ribosomal protein L7/L12, which translates into the protein MADLEKIVEELSTLTVMEAAELSKLLEDKWGVSAAAPVAAAAAAPAAAVEEKTEFDVVLADAGAKKINVIKEVRAITGLGLKEAKELVEGAPKAVKEGVDKAEAEELKKKLEEAGAKVELK
- the rpoB gene encoding DNA-directed RNA polymerase subunit beta, whose translation is MTQTFNGRKKVRKYFGSIRDVAAMPNLIEVQKASYDQFLQVDKPEGGRVDEGLEAVFKSVFPISDFAGTSLLEFVSYEFEAPKYDVDECRQRDMTYSAPLKLTLRLIVFDVDEETGAKSVKDIKEQDVFMGDMPFMTANGTFVINGTERVIVSQMHRSPGVFFDHDKGKTHSSGKLLFAARIIPYRGSWLDIEFDAKDIVHARIDRRRKIPVTSLMMALGLSPEEILNTFYKRVDFVSEGSGSWRIPFDGTRLKGTKALSDLVDAKTGEVVVEEGKKITARTIRQLDEQGVTALKVTDEELITQYLAEDMVDMKTGEIFAEAGEEITEKLLADLTGFGITEIPVLDIDHVTTGAYVRNTLAVDKNDSREDALFDIYRVMRPGEPPTIETAEAMLNSLFFDPERYDLSAVGRVKMNMRMDLKCEDTVRVLRKEDILAVIATLLDLRDGRGEIDDIDNLGNRRVRSVGELMENQYRVGLLRMERAIKERMSSVEIDTVMPQDLINAKPAAAAVREFFGSSQLSQFMDQTNPLSEVTHKRRLSALGPGGLTRERAGFEVRDVHPTHYGRICPIETPEGPNIGLINSLATFARVNKYGFIESPYRKVSDGIVTNEVIYLSAMEESKYYVGQANVEFGEDGRFLVDMVQSRHAGENMLVPAERVDFMDVSPKQLVSVAASLIPFLENDDANRALMGSNMMRQAVPLVRAQAPFVGTGMEPVVARDSGAAIAARRGGVVDQVDATRIVIRATEDLDPSKSGVDIYRLMKFQRSNQDTCINQRPLVNVGDRVGKGDIIADGPSTDLGDLALGRNVMVAFMPWNGYNFEDSILLSERIVRDDVFTSIHLEEFEVMARDTKLGPEEITRDIPNVSEEALKNLDEAGIVYVGAEVKPGDILVGKITPKGESPMTPEEKLLRAIFGEKASDVRDTSMRLSPGVSGTVVEVRVFNRHGVEKDERAMAIEREEIERLAKDRDDEQAILDRNVYGRLAEMIMDKECVAGPKGSRKGVVISGDVLNEFPRSQWWQFAFEDEKLMSELEALRGSYDESRKRLEQRFIDKVEKLQRGDELPPGVMKMVKVFVAVKRKIQSGDKMAGRHGNKGVVSRIMPCEDMPFLEDGQHVDIVLNPLGVPSRMNVGQILETHLGWACAGMGQRVGELYDEYRKNGNVEPLRVKISEIYGDNMKGDPVEKFDDDGIVRLGEQLKKGVSIATPVFDGAREPDVVDMLKIAEMDSSGQSRLYDGRTGEKFDRPVTVGYIYMLKLHHLVDDKIHARSIGPYSLVTQQPLGGKAQFGGQRFGEMEVWALEAYGAAYTLQEMLTVKSDDVAGRTKVYEAIVRGDDTFEAGIPESFNVLVKEMRSLCLNVELEDKTKVVPVNDDAETMDAAE
- the nusG gene encoding transcription termination/antitermination protein NusG produces the protein MAKRWYIVHAYSNFEKKVCEAIKEKARQQGLEDLFEEVLVPTEKFVEVRRGRKVDAERKFFPGYVLVKMEMTNDAYHLINDTPKVSGFLGNDKKPMPISEAEAQRILNQVQEGVEAPKPSVSFEVGEQVRVSDGPFASFSGLVEEVDEERARLKVTVSIFGRETPVELEYGQVDKVG
- the rplK gene encoding 50S ribosomal protein L11 — protein: MAKKIEGYLKLQVPAGSATPSPPIGPALGQRGLNIMEFCKAFNAKTQDVEKGAPCPTTITYYSDKSFTFEIKTAPASFFIKKAAKIKSGSQTPGRGTVASITKAQVREIAEAKLKDLNANDVEAAMLMIEGSARSMGVEVTE